The genomic DNA TCTTCAGTTCTTCCCTGCATGCGTGGCCGGATACGTGTATGTCCGACACCTGTTCGTAATACACATTTGCCCCGCGCCTGAACAAGTGATTAATAACTCTGCCTATGGCGCGCTCATTGCCGGGGATGAACCTTGAAGAGAGCATAACCGTATCACCCTCTTTTATCTTTATCTGTTTATGATCATCCATTGCCATCCTTGACAGGGATGACATCGGTTCTCCCTGAGAACCTGTTGTTACTATAACAACCTTGTCATCAGGGAGTTCAGGCAGTTCGTCCAGAAAGGCTGTGACATCCGGCGGGTATCTCATATAGCCGAGGTCTAAGGCTATTCTTGAGTTATTGATTATACTTTTTCCGTTCAGGATAACCTTTCTGTTATGCTTAGATGCAATATCTATTACCTGTTGTATCCGGTGTATGTTTGATGCAAATGTTGCTATTATGATCCTGCCTTTGGTATTAGAGAATATTTCATCAAATGCACTGCTCACTTCTCTTTCCGACAGGGAATATCCTTCTCTTTCAACATTTGTACTGTCAGACAACAGGGCAAGTGTACCCAAATCACCATAATCTCCGAAGCGGTGCAGGTCCATAAGCTCTCCATCTACTGGAGTTTGATCAATCTTAAAATCCCCTGTATGTATAATTCTTCCCAATGGTGTAGTAATACCGAAGGCTATGCCATCAACAATGCTGTGTGTTATTCGTATGCACTCTATTGAAAACACACCAAGTTGAAAAATATCCCTTGGTTTTACAGGGATGAGGGTGGTGCTTTTATTAAGGTTATGTTCCTTGAGTTTTTCTGAGATCAGGCCAATAGTAAGAGGTGTCCCGTAAATCGGGACGTTAATTTCCCGTAAAAAATAAGGGATGGCGCCGATATGGTCTTCATGACCATGCGTAATAATTAAGGCGCGTACGTTTTCCTTATTATTCAGCAAATAGGTAATGTCAGGGATGACAATATCAACCCCTAACATCTCCTCTTCAGGAAACATCAGCCCCGCATCAACAACAATAATGTCATTGCCGAACTGATACACGGTCATATTGAGACCGATTTCCCCTAATCCGCCGAGGGGTATAATCTGGAGGGTTTCATTTTGCATATTCATCCGAAAATCCTTATAAATTAAAAATCAAAAATCAAAAATTCATATCAAAATTAAAGAATATTATAATATCTGCATCCTTATTCATCCGAAAATCTCCTCCGGCGGGGTAAGAAAACCCCGCCTATCCATTTCTACGAGGATAGGCGGGACATTCCTGTCCCGCTGATTTTCATGCCCCTTTGTGAACCCTCG from Nitrospirota bacterium includes the following:
- a CDS encoding ribonuclease J; the protein is MNMQNETLQIIPLGGLGEIGLNMTVYQFGNDIIVVDAGLMFPEEEMLGVDIVIPDITYLLNNKENVRALIITHGHEDHIGAIPYFLREINVPIYGTPLTIGLISEKLKEHNLNKSTTLIPVKPRDIFQLGVFSIECIRITHSIVDGIAFGITTPLGRIIHTGDFKIDQTPVDGELMDLHRFGDYGDLGTLALLSDSTNVEREGYSLSEREVSSAFDEIFSNTKGRIIIATFASNIHRIQQVIDIASKHNRKVILNGKSIINNSRIALDLGYMRYPPDVTAFLDELPELPDDKVVIVTTGSQGEPMSSLSRMAMDDHKQIKIKEGDTVMLSSRFIPGNERAIGRVINHLFRRGANVYYEQVSDIHVSGHACREELKMMINLVRPKYFIPIHGEYRHLVYHARLAEGLNVPKENILLLENGYIARFTEDGGSIGGKVSSGRVFVDGKGIGDVGSIVLRDRQHLGMDGAIIILIGMEKSTSKVIVGPEIIQKGFVYEEECPEIIDELKRLVLALLDEMEDEQKQEWIIVKERVTSTLKRYIKKKIERRPMIIPIIIEV